AAACGGGCAATCACAAAATAATCGTACTGTATTGGTAACAGGGCAACCTGGCAAGCACACCGTGGAAGAACCGAGTGAGCTTATCCCTGCGCAAGGTTTTGTAATGATGGGAGCTTGTTAAGCTATTAACGTTCCTGTtgtgaacaaaacacaaatactATGACTAGGTAAACTAAGCAGCAGCTCATTTGTTCTACTGGTTGTGTAAACATGGAAGTGAGTAAGTTTGTCCCTGCTAAAACCTAGCTTCATCGTCGTATCCGTATCCCTGCCTGTCTACCGTTTTGCTTCTTCGTGCCCTTTTATCCAGCGTCACAATTTCCCTGCTTCATTATCCAATGTCTTACATTCAAAACGGCGAATACATCGAGCGTGTCGGTGAATATTCAAATTACACACAAAATAACACTTATTCATTAACATTTACTAAGATGTCAATGCCCTACTACTCAGTGCCCCCGGTCagaaactgcaaaaaaaaacaatctgttTTCCTTACATTAGGGACCGTATTTCACTATCTTTGGATTGGGAAGATTTTATAGTTTCTCCGTTGGTGGACACTTCATTTCCGCAAGAATTTGCAGCAATcgttgtgttgcgtttgtttttcgatgGGAAAAATACCTaccgaagaaaagaaatatgttAGTAACAGCGTAAtctatcaatcaatcaaacggaacggaactgTGTGAACGTACCTTCATAGCGCCTCGTACCATCAACCGGAACCAGTACAGCTGAGGCAAAAACAGTGCCAAAATGCTTACTTGACATCCCCATGGCAAATTCGACACAGCCTGGAAAATGGGTAGAAATTAATCATTGCATTCGTTTTAGATATCAATTTCGCTACTACTTGACAGTCTAATACCTCAATGAATGGCTTATTCACCACCTGGCTATAGTAGTAGCAGACATAGGGCATTAGAAAGATGCGACACCAAAAGAAAGTGACCAGCATCACCAGCCCATTGATGACGTAcagtttcgattgtttcaatCCCATCACACTGAGAATGCTACGGAATGATACGAACGGCGTGGAAAGTTCCATCATAAACATGAAGCTAAATACGCAATCTCCCAGACCGCCACGAAGATACTGgaatgaaagagaaacagaagaaaagtTAATGAATGCTGCTTATTTTGGCGCAAACGCAATTTTACATATCGggtgaatattttgaaaagaTTGATTCATATGAGCTTTCAgcaaagagtcattcaaatcatgagTTGGTTCTCATACTCATCATGACTCTTCAGAGATTGATTAATCCTTAAAGATTCATAGATTCTTATGGATTGATGAATCTTTGACGATTCAGGAATCATTGAGCATCATTGAGGATTCATCCATCCTTAGAATAAAGATTCAGAGACATTCAATTAGTGTAAAGATGCATTAAGAACACTAATTCTTACCGATATTACGACTAATCCGTACGACCCGATGAACAGATGATGAAACACCATCAAGGGATGCGTTGACAGGTACTTAGCAAAACTTGGGATGCCTATTTTGCACGGATTCACAAAGGAAAGTGTACCCTGTTCCACGCTCGGGATGTCGTCCAGTGCTTGCAGCGTCTTTTCCGCCACCGTTCCACCATTACCGTTCGCTGTGCCATTCCTGCCGCCCACATTGTTATTATCTCCGGTTACCGATTGCAGACCGAGTTTAACCTTGATTTTGACGGCCGCTTCAGCGGCGTAGATTTTGTACATGGACCAAAGGTCGTAGAAAAAGTACGACGCCGCAAACCAAGCGTACGATTCCGACAAAAAGTGTGAGGCGTGCAGAAAATTTCTCGGACATGACCAGCGGCATACGAAAAGCCCAGCAATACAGGAAAAGGCGGCCTGAACGGCTGATACGAGCCTGAATGggaaagaacagaaaaatgtAATGCATTTGGCCATAATACCTTAGAATTACATCTTACTCACTTATTCGTTATATCCAGCACATCCGAAACACGCAACCGATATCGCTTAACAAAGCTGTGCCCGATGGTTgtccgcagcagcagcttgtTCAGAAATTCGGTAAGTGCGACGAAGTACACAAAGCCAAAGCTGATAAGCAGCGCACCTTTCTGCACCGTTATGCGATCACTCGGGTTCAGCGTGGACAAGCTTGCGCAAGCCACCGCAAACGACACAACGGAGTAGAGCAGCGAAAAGATACAGCTCCGCGTGTCCAACTTTTCCACCATCTTGTATCGTGTTGTTGCACTGTGCTCAGAATACGATCGAACCGGAACTGCTCTGGTGGAGCACTACACACACGGGCCTCAGATAAACGGGGTGTTCCAATTAATTCACTGTTCACCAACTGTTCACACCTTCTGCCTGCTCATGTCTGTACGATACCGAACACAGTAGCCTTAGGAATACTAGAGTGAAgacagaaaggaaacaaagcaGGTCAACAGAAGTCAATtaaaatggtaaataaatcacacacacgcgcgcacgaTCCACCCCTATCAGACGGAGCAGCGGGAGTGAATCAATGGCCAGACGACTTTCGATTAATgttgcccccccccccgcgCTGTTGTTGATCTGCTGCCGAGGCCGACTGCCGAGACCGTCCTTACTAGATCCACGTACCGAATTCGGTCGGTTCACTCTTACATAATCTTCCACAGTCTTCAAAGGCGGgatgagtgttttgttgttttgcgatAGGGAACACACATCCGTGAACCGCCTTATCGCTTACGACTCGTGCAGGAAGGTGTAGAATGTAGAAGGCAGCTGATAAGAGCACACATCCACTTAGGGTGAACGTGCGAATGGTGCAAAAACAACCGATCGTGAAGGTGCAACCCTCCCGATGCACGTGCATTACATCGGTCGGCAATGGTACGAACCGTAACAGGTTGGAGGGCTTGTAATGTGAGCTCGCTGGTAACAAACCGAACCTGGCTGGATGATTCTTCAAATATCTGTATCTGCTACACCTATCCACCTACCCACAAATGACGACGCgaaattgtgtgtgttgtctGCTCGTTCCACTCCTTCACCGCACAGCACTGCCTACACTTCCACAGGTGTCGTAAACGCGTCTTCCCTCGTTTTCCTGAACCCCCGCTGTAGACAGGACGCGCTGTCGGTATTTCATAACTTGGCAAAACGTCAAAAAAGCTCCAGCAA
This region of Anopheles marshallii chromosome 2, idAnoMarsDA_429_01, whole genome shotgun sequence genomic DNA includes:
- the LOC128707902 gene encoding TLC domain-containing protein 3A — translated: MVEKLDTRSCIFSLLYSVVSFAVACASLSTLNPSDRITVQKGALLISFGFVYFVALTEFLNKLLLRTTIGHSFVKRYRLRVSDVLDITNKLVSAVQAAFSCIAGLFVCRWSCPRNFLHASHFLSESYAWFAASYFFYDLWSMYKIYAAEAAVKIKVKLGLQSVTGDNNNVGGRNGTANGNGGTVAEKTLQALDDIPSVEQGTLSFVNPCKIGIPSFAKYLSTHPLMVFHHLFIGSYGLVVISYLRGGLGDCVFSFMFMMELSTPFVSFRSILSVMGLKQSKLYVINGLVMLVTFFWCRIFLMPYVCYYYSQVVNKPFIEAVSNLPWGCQVSILALFLPQLYWFRLMVRGAMKVFFPSKNKRNTTIAANSCGNEVSTNGETIKSSQSKDSEIRSLM